One window of the Lachancea thermotolerans CBS 6340 chromosome A complete sequence genome contains the following:
- the SKI3 gene encoding SKI complex subunit tetratricopeptide repeat protein SKI3 (similar to uniprot|P17883 Saccharomyces cerevisiae YPR189W SKI3 dsRNA virus protection family member contains 8 copies of the tetratricopeptide (TPR) domain) produces MAELKQLLKDAKNALASEDYEQSIEKSKEVLNLDKNNYFAHVFLGKAFSCTGDLAQSKKHYKAAIDMDPGNMLAWKGIFMLFRTANIAPTIVSFDEFFDLCGEYAEHLVQQQLPMVDLVNDIRNFKNFYRDCQESYLRHMRPGTPMAERLSRHLITPQDALQGLLNIVSAEEQQQVSKLVSRERLKISANQPDYNLKVNSIAWQVYQDSEIDELYQQLINITDDDEKRRGLESKWLEYRIRVLKSMPADIKHHFFTKVRNMVEDMVVVDHDFLLAWQLYFEWQDYSDLDCMDVNVISKFLKKFPKEPLAAVLYAWVCSEQSSYNSKEFYEKTFQGEDTDNSGTSSVDSINDVVEDGMDESEKRRLQQLVDPSMEEATFGLSEDEVLLSLTENIKKTQQSIVAHRIVSHYYVSTREYESALHYTKAGIVLCAQSVKNMGAHLSNSKRELTLDLATTYTYFEAPKNHPTALALFEKLLTENSDNVHAKMGKGLIAIERRNWQEAYELLKEVTERYPDNYEVLSEFAWSELHLDAPDAAIERFKYILNNVEGSDLKVLEFRSLNHWRMAKGYVYKQHGEINAGESSEKEYIKLAFKQLVQAVKTSENFAPGYSTLGDIYSEYYQDPTRAFKCYFKSFEMDPSDLTAARYMCEKYCGSCDWQSASLIAERVVKAEKSKSILQNVNWPYRVLGIAHLEKQAESESIEWFQSALRVEPADLESWLGLGQAYYSCGRVEASVKVFEKALEVSPGNAYAHYFKALSLSKMGLYDESIEIFRELTAEHPDEESYQVSMVEVLVEHCNVLCSQGFLTRSVAAAADAIRKIESIVLHIDYKIHGMWLSLSNALRVICLVQSQVHLLPLESLVNIFEVAELRNTDEIDKIDHVTLSGLLSDLEQDNVAIAAQFLVLSGKHAIACSDYASLPRTVRASLWYNLGIVELMAFVILKSNSHRDAAIESFKKSIEYQSNTAEAWIGFGIASIDLNVRVAQHCFIKATALNPRETSVWYDMAILALRYNDVAFARAVLMKSQSIAPQDSTPWFGLALASEKEGLTQDSARLFAHSFVLSNGKSKGAQLLYAKSVLKTRIGSGDDERDIGPGQELSAVAYGLDDYLKKNPDDKFALQCAILTLERLRNYAAARKLSDRLLDILEKRFEKAQDDSELFHFAIVKSQLARVYLGLKDYETAIESADLSLGILAEHNNEVAEKCITSNHAVMGLASFFLDDFDQTLEHFKVLLDRPGESKQLVILVAKILYNVESEETREVALKELVDYINSNGPDLTVTLTIAVISLLEGIPDDMRAILSELKSLPLSDMISDRHRDIPFLIQQLNTKLSQDCESQQQWQRTAFFFPNDSGSWGSLDKKIRARIAAGGQNKVPARKMSEFYSSLGNLSKIQRSIFLCPWNKEALSSLKGCF; encoded by the coding sequence ATGGCAGAACTAAAGCAGCTGTTAAAGGATGCCAAGAATGCACTAGCTAGCGAGGACTATGAACAGTCTATTGAGAAGTCGAAAGAGGTTCTAAATCTTGATAAAAACAATTATTTTGCTCATGTCTTTCTTGGAAAGGCATTTTCGTGCACCGGCGACTTGGCGCAGTCTAAGAAGCACTACAAGGCCGCCATTGATATGGACCCCGGAAATATGTTGGCATGGAAGGGGATTTTCATGCTCTTTAGAACAGCCAACATTGCTCCCACGATTGTGTCGtttgatgagttttttGACTTATGTGGAGAATACGCCGAACACCTtgtccagcagcagctgcccATGGTGGATCTGGTTAACGACATCAggaacttcaaaaacttttaCAGAGACTGTCAGGAATCATATTTAAGACACATGCGCCCAGGGACACCAATGGCGGAGCGCTTGTCGCGGCACCTGATAACCCCACAGGATGCCCTTCAAGGTCTACTCAACATAGTCTCGGCCGAAGAGCAGCAACAAGTGTCCAAACTCGTCAGTCGGGAAAGGCTCAAAATAAGTGCTAACCAGCCTGATTACAACTTAAAAGTAAATTCCATCGCGTGGCAAGTTTATCAAGACTCAGAGATCGACGAGCTCTATCAACAGCTCATTAACATAACAGATGACGACGAGAAAAGGCGGGGTCTTGAGTCTAAATGGCTAGAGTACAGAATAAGGGTGCTTAAGTCGATGCCTGCGGATATAAAGCATCATTTCTTTACAAAAGTCAGGAATATGGTCGAAGATATGGTGGTGGTTGACCATGACTTCCTGCTTGCGTGGCAGCTTTACTTTGAATGGCAGGACTATTCGGACCTAGACTGTATGGACGTGAACGTcatttcaaagtttctcaagaagtttcCTAAGGAGCCTTTGGCGGCAGTACTTTATGCCTGGGTTTGTTCAGAACAATCAAGTTACAACTCTAAGGAGTTTTATGAAAAGACTTTCCAAGGTGAGGATACCGACAATTCGGGTACTTCCTCAGTTGATAGCATAAACGACGTGGTCGAAGATGGCATGGACGAATCTGAAAAGCGTAGGCTCCAGCAGTTAGTGGATCCATCGATGGAGGAAGCAACATTCGGTCTGTCGGAAGACGAAGTCCTTCTCTCGCTTACtgaaaatatcaaaaagaCCCAACAAAGTATAGTCGCGCACCGCATCGTCTCTCATTATTACGTATCAACGAGGGAATATGAATCAGCTTTACACTACACTAAGGCAGGTATTGTACTTTGCGCACAAAGTGTCAAAAACATGGGTGCACACCTAAGCAACTCTAAAAGAGAATTGACTTTAGATCTGGCGACTACATATACCTACTTTGAAGCGCCGAAAAACCACCCAACTGCCCTAGCCttgtttgaaaagcttctcacAGAAAATTCGGACAATGTGCACGCAAAAATGGGAAAAGGTCTGATAGCAATCGAACGCAGGAACTGGCAAGAAGCGtatgagcttctcaaagaggTAACTGAAAGATATCCGGACAATTACGAAGTTCTCTCAGAATTTGCATGGAGTGAGCTTCATTTGGATGCCCCAGATGCAGCCATTGAAAGGTTCAAATATATCCTGAACAACGTCGAAGGTTCTGACTTGAAGGTACTCGAGTTCAGATCATTGAACCACTGGAGAATGGCGAAAGGTTATGTCTACAAACAGCACGGGGAAATTAATGCCGGAGAGAGCTCTGAAAAAGAATATATCAAGCTTGCATTTAAACAGCTAGTTCAAGCCGTCAAAACGTCTGAGAATTTTGCGCCTGGTTATTCGACATTGGGTGATATATATTCCGAATACTATCAAGATCCGACCAGAGCCTTCAAGTGTTACTTCAAATCTTTCGAGATGGATCCTAGTGATTTGACTGCCGCTAGGTACATGTGCGAAAAGTACTGTGGTTCCTGTGATTGGCAATCTGCGTCACTGATAGCGGAACGTGTTGTAAAAGCAGAGAAGTCTAAAAGCATTCTACAAAACGTCAATTGGCCTTATCGCGTTTTAGGTATTGCACACctcgaaaaacaagccGAATCAGAGTCTATTGAATGGTTCCAATCTGCGCTACGTGTTGAGCCTGCTGATTTGGAGTCTTGGCTTGGTCTCGGTCAGGCATATTATAGCTGTGGGAGGGTGGAGGCATCAGTCAAGGTCTTTGAGAAGGCCCTTGAAGTTAGCCCCGGCAATGCGTACGCCCACTACTTCAAAGCCCTTTCATTGTCAAAGATGGGGCTCTATGATGAGAGCATTGAAATTTTCCGAGAGCTCACAGCTGAGCACCCCGACGAGGAAAGCTACCAGGTTTCCATGGTTGAAGTCCTGGTTGAGCACTGTAATGTGCTTTGTTCTCAAGgctttttgacaagatcggttgctgctgctgccgaTGCTATTCGCAAGATAGAGTCTATTGTTTTGCATATTGACTACAAAATTCATGGCATGTGGCTATCGCTCTCCAACGCGCTCAGGGTGATTTGTTTGGTACAATCACAGGTTCATTTGTTACCTTTGGAAAGCTTGgtaaatatttttgaggTGGCAGAACTTCGCAATACTGATGAAATCGATAAAATAGATCATGTCACGCTTTCGGGGCTGTTGTCCGACCTCGAACAAGACAACGTTGCAATTGCTGCGCAATTCCTTGTCTTGTCCGGCAAACATGCCATCGCATGCTCCGACTACGCTTCGTTGCCCCGGACCGTAAGAGCCTCCTTGTGGTACAACCTAGGAATAGTTGAACTAATGGCGTTTGTGATACTGAAGTCAAACTCCCATCGGGATGCCGCGAttgaaagtttcaagaagtcAATTGAGTATCAATCCAACACGGCAGAGGCTTGGATTGGTTTTGGAATAGCTTCTATTGACCTAAACGTCAGAGTTGCGCAGCACTGTTTTATCAAAGCCACAGCGCTGAATCCGAGGGAAACGAGTGTATGGTACGATATGGCTATTCTAGCCTTAAGATACAACGATGTTGCTTTCGCACGTGCCgttttgatgaagtctcAAAGCATTGCGCCACAAGACTCTACTCCGTGGTTTGGCCTTGCTCTTGCGTCcgagaaagaaggcttgACACAAGACAGTGCGCGACTATTTGCACATTCATTTGTTCTGTCAAACGGGAAGTCAAAAGGTGCCCAATTATTGTACGCTAAGAGcgtgttgaaaacaagaatTGGAAGCGGTGATGATGAGAGGGATATAGGACCTGGTCAGGAGCTGAGCGCTGTAGCTTATGGCTTAGATGattatttgaaaaagaaccCAGATGACAAATTTGCCCTACAATGCGCTATACTCACTCTTGAGAGACTACGCAATTATGCAGCGGCGCGTAAACTTTCTGACCGCCTTCTGGACATACTTGAGAAACGGTTCGAAAAGGCACAAGATGATTCCGAGTTGTTTCATTTTGCCATTGTGAAGTCGCAACTTGCTCGTGTCTATCTTGGTCTAAAAGATTACGAGACGGCAATCGAAAGTGCAGACTTATCGTTGGGTATTCTTGCCGAGCACAACAACGAGGTAGCGGAGAAGTGTATTACCTCAAACCATGCCGTGATGGGActagcttcttttttcCTGGATGACTTCGATCAGACTCTAGAACACTTCAAAGTCTTGCTTGACCGCCCAGGGGAATCAAAGCAACTAGTGATATTGGTTGCTAAGATTCTCTACAACGTTGAGTCAGAAGAGACTCGCGAAGTTGCCCTCAAGGAATTGGTGGATTATATTAACTCCAACGGTCCAGACCTGACTGTTACGCTCACAATCGCAGTGATTTCGCTCTTGGAGGGTATTCCAGATGACATGCGCGCTATCTTGTCGGAACTGAAGAGCCTGCCCTTGAGTGATATGATATCTGACAGACACCGCGACattccatttttgatccAGCAGCTCAATACAAAGCTTTCCCAAGACTGCGAAAGTCAGCAGCAATGGCAAAGAACTGCGTTTTTCTTTCCAAATGACAGTGGATCCTGGGGCTCACTGGACAAGAAGATAAGAGCACGTATCGCAGCTGGCGGACAGAATAAGGTCCCTGCCAGGAAGATGAGCGAGTTCTATAGCAGTTTAGGGAACTTGTCCAAAATTCAAAGGTCAATCTTCCTCTGTCCTTGGAACAAGGAAGCACTCTCTAGCTTGAAAGGGTGCTTTTGA
- the RPO26 gene encoding DNA-directed RNA polymerase core subunit RPO26 (highly similar to uniprot|P20435 Saccharomyces cerevisiae YPR187W RPO26 RNA polymerase subunit ABC23, common to RNA polymerases I, II, and III; part of central core; similar to bacterial omega subunit), producing MSDYEEAFNDGPENFEDFDNEHFSDAEVYDAPEEFKDGETKDESGKTIITGGTGAEDFQQHESNRKRTLKEKAIPKDERTTTPYMTKYERARILGTRALQISMNAPVFVDLEGETDPLRIAMKELAEKKIPLVIRRYLPDGSFEDWSVEELIVDL from the exons ATGTCTGATTACGAGGAAGC ATTTAACGACGGCCCAGAGAACTTTGAGGATTTCGATAACGAGCACTTCTCCGACGCGGAGGTCTATGACGCTCCAGAGGAGTTCAAGGATGGAGAGACCAAGGACGAATCGGGGAAAACAATCATAACTGGTGGAACTGGTGCTGAAGACTTCCAGCAACACGAGTCTAACCGCAAAAGAACcctgaaagaaaaagccattcCAAAAGACGAGCGTACCACGACGCCATACATGACGAAGTACGAACGTGCACGTATTCTCGGTACGCGCGCTCTCCAGATCTCGATGAACGCGCCCGTGTTCGTGGATTTGGAGGGTGAAACCGACCCGTTGCGCATTGCGATGAAAGAACTAGcggagaagaagatcccGCTGGTGATTAGACGTTACCTACCAGATGGCTCTTTCGAGGATTGGAGTGTGGAGGAATTGATTGTGGACCTGTAG